The genomic segment GGCTGGTGGGTGGAGATCGACTGTGAGCCGAGCACAGGAAGTGGAGCGGCTCATCAACCGACccgaggggggtggggggggggcgggaCCTGGGGTTCGGTTCCGCCAATGAGCGCGCTGTGTTCCTCGTGCTCACGCCAAATATGCGTTTCCGACGCTTCACGCAAGAACCCGCGATGTTTGTTCACGTTACATAAAAGCGTCAACTTTCCGCTCATGGCCTCCGCCGCTCGTGTTGTGGTCCGACTACACTGATGCACTTGTGCTGCTTCACAGAAGAGACACGGGAGACggaactttattaaaaaaaacagtctgaCTTCACACTCTGAGTTCTAACAGCGTCCTCTTCAAGCATAACACTCATATgatattttcttccttttattttttggttttgattccaaaaaataaaaggaagaaaataacacaactttgtaaacacatttttagattAGATTTCCAAAGATCATTaaaagggataaaaaaaatggaaatccACTCATTATTTAATCACCACTATGCtcatggaggggtgggtgaagtgtttgagtccgcaAAAGTAttgtggagtttcaggggtaaacagcgtttgCAGCCGaatcaaatgtaaatgatgctgttttgagtcaaatatgaatgtcggggcttgcggaATATGGAtgtcaccacaggagcagtatcacaccacttcacccacccctccatcagcacagtggtgagtagataatgattgAATTATCATTTTGGATGAACTATCACTTTAAGCAGTctgctgtaaatatgaagttGTGGCTGACACTTTGTACCTCTTGTCTGATAAGCTCTAATATTGTTTGTTTAGCCCGTAGGCAAAACTTTGGACTATCCATAATCAAAGGTTATGTACGCTTTATTCTTTGCCACTAGGTGTCGCCCCAGCACCAGCTTCAAAACGAAAGCTTCGTCGGCCCTGTCGACACACCTGTCGATTCCGGTCAAAAGCAAAGTGTTGCTCAACACAGTCCATGGATGTTGCGATGGCAAGTAAAAATGGTTTAAACGCACAGCCATAAACAAAACAGAATACATTTACTACAGCTAGCTGCTGTACACACTTGTTTAATGGGTTCGTCACAGTAATTGTGTCAGTGTCAGAACAATTGTAGATATCTACAGTCGTAAACTGGTCCAGTGGTTTAACTGGGAGGAACCAGAGCAACCATCAAAACAAGGGACCGGGAATttcagttttacacacacacagggagtggggtttctgtctctgctcaggACGCCATTTcatcacacagaaaataatagATGACTGTTACGTGaatgtttaaaatctttaaGTCTATGTGAGAAATGGCTTAAGAGActaaattaaaactttttaatgCTGTAGTTTGGATTACTGTTGAATGGTTATTGAAAATTGATTTAATGACATTGCAGAAATTAAGTGACTGATCACTGCTAGTCCAACCTGTCTTTTTAGAATATatcatcttgtcctatattctagaATAAAAACACCTTCTGGAATTCACAGATGTCCTGAGGATATACTTCTACATTTATTACTTAAATCTATCTGAGAATGCAAGTTAGATGCATGTTGTTATCATCATCACATTGACTGACTCACCTCTGCACCTTTTTCTACATTCACATCGAGATGTAAagagtttttaaaacaatgttgtGGACCTGACATAACTTTCAGGACactcaaaagacaaaatatgcCTCCATCTGTCTTTGCTTTTGTCGTTCACCATGTTCCTGCTTGTATGTGATGAAATTCTAAGATTTAAGAGCTTATTGAATACTTTTGTTGATTAGTCCCTAAGCCTCTGTCACACTCAATTCTAGCTTCATTTTAACTGTGATAATTGAATGTTTCACGCCATCCAGTTTGATAGGAAGAAATTCATTTAGcaaaattaatttgattaaGCATGGAAGTCAGGAGTTTGGAACAACGCTGAAAAAACTCGGCCTGCAGCCTCCTTAAGTCGTATGACTCGTGTTCCTGTGGTgctggtgcagtgtgtgtatcCGTCTGCCTGTCCAACAGCTCTTATCTTGGTTTTATGACTCCGGAGGACACTGTGTTCACTAAACTTTCCAAAACACAGGAGTCCACACAACAAGGAAGGTCCTCTGGCAGTACACTGACactaacattttgaaatatctcAGTTGGCTGGTCTCCATTACTGTTTAGAGAGCAAGTGACATGGCTCAATGTATGGGTTCATTCTGTGAGGTTATAGCTGAAGGCCCGGAAGCGCACACTGCATATGACTAATCAAATTGGGCCACAAGTTATTTCCAGGGATTGGTTTGTAAATAAATCTGTTTGGTACTAGTGGGAGTCAAGTGAAGTATTATCTTATGTAGAATAgtcttatatataatattattattgttaacaatAACAAGATTAAGTTCATAACAGAGCAAGTGAAACACCAATAGAATAATACTTCCATTTAGTAATcatattgtgtatttatgttcaaaataaaaatcagtgttGTGATTTCATTAATTCCCAGTTTAAGTAAACAAACAGATTTGGATTATGAATGTCAATTATAGTATCAAGAACAGTGGAAATGAAAGTTTGGATAATCATTTTTAATTGGGTTTAATGCTGCTTCCTTTAATACTGTCCCAATTTCCAATCAACAATGCAACTCAGTGGAGAGTGTAAAGCATCAAGCTTCAAGGTTCAAGTCAGGGTCCATGGAGCAGGAGCTAATGAGACTTTGTTTGTGCTTCAGTTCCACTTAGTTTTGCTAAATGCCTCCACTGTCCTCAGGTCCAAAATTGAATTTGCAACCAGAAGTAACAGatataaacaaacaacagcacaaACAATTGATTctccagaaccccaacacacccacaaatccaaaatgaaaatattttccaaGAAACGAAGGCTTCAACAAGGACAAGTGATCAAATTGTAAGAATGCAGGGGTGGCTGGGTGGTTCGGCCAGTAACTGTACATGTGGCAGCAGATAAACATTTTAGTGATACAACTGTTGAACAGCACAGAAGCACAGGTGAAGATGTAACTTAATAAATATCCATAACACACCGTAAACATCTTATTCTTCATTGTCTGTGATGTTCAAATCTTCATATGAGATTGAGGGACAGGACTTGTTAAGAGCAGTTGACCTTAAGACCTTTACTATATATACATTCTATGCCTCTGTAACTGTTAGATAATGTAGTAGCTACATTTCACCACAGGAGGTCAATGTTGAGACGGACTGACCGAGCTGTCAAAACAAACCATCATGCTGCCTTCACGTACCAGCGGAAATGATCTAACAGACATTCTAACAAATGGAGAGCAAGTAATCAAACAGCAGGAGGTAACACCCATGTTCACCGTATGAATCAAACAACTCAGGtgtcataaaatgtattttctcctcAGCAAAATACTTCTTTGACGAATGCATTATGGCGTAACCGATCATCTATTATAGATAAAACTTTATAGCTTTATagtaatgaaagaaaaatctaattttaacaATGTATCCCTGACATATATAGAACTACCAATTACTCACCACGTGGAATTTTAGCACTTTCTTTGAAAACCACTTTCAGCCCTCGAGGGAAATAATGGACTAACTGCACTTTGCACAATCCAGTCTCTTGTGTTTCCTAACTTGCATCATTCCTTCCCTGGTTCTAATAGTAATTTTTGTAATTaattttgtttcctattttcctattttttatatttagacTCTCACAAATACACTACAAAtgccttttgtgtgtgtaaacctgCCAATTCTGATTCTGttatagatagatactttattaatcccaggGACATTTAGGCATCCAGTAGTACACACAAAAGTCAAACACAGTAGTATATATGTATGATaaaagtgtatatatatatatacagataaatacagatttaaagataagTAACTGAAGCTATATAAAGTTGTGCATTAGACTAACATAGCCTGTAAAATCTTGGTACAGCAGATGTAGACACCTCAGCTATATACTTTATGAATACTTTACACACACTCTATGACTTTAAAGTATCTATAGTGTCCAGGTGTGAGTATATTTGTTAATGAAGTCCCTGCTCCACACAGACGTTTTCTgcctctgacctttgactttACGTCCGGATGCTGAAAATAACGACGGTCAGCGAACGCGTGAATCCAGCGCAGGAGCTCGGCGGCGTGTGCGCATGCGCAGCGGCCCGGTCAGCTGACGGTGAGGATCCGTGTTGAAGGATTGAAGACTCGTCTCGATCTGAGCTATGAACCCGAGGCTGCGATCGCTCCACTGAACAGAACCGTGCGGACCGAAGCCTGCAGCCGCTCAACTCACCGGTGAGtgcgaccacacacacacgttcacgaCGTCGTGACGGCGACAGACTGCGACAAAAACAAGCTCGTGTCCTCAGCAGGATGCTAACAGGGTCTAaacacgcagcagcagcagcaggtttatttgtttatttacgTGCTTTCTGTCTCTGATTTTCATTTAGAGGACGATCAACAAAACTGATctgaacaacagcagcaagcttgtgtgttggtgtttgttcGTGTTAACGATGAGCTGGATCAGTGTTtagccaccacacacacacacacacacacacacacacacacacacactgatcataTGACAGTCAATCAGCAGACACGGAGACACGTCTGTCCCTGTTGTCTTGATGCAATCAGTCAGAGCTGCACTGAGACATGAGAGGAAGTCCTGAAATCTGAGGCAAAGGAAAAGTCAAAAGAGGAACAGAGGCCTTGGTAATGTGACTCTGACTCATGAAGGTACACTGGTGGTCAGTGGTGGGAAAAGTACAACCCTTGTACTAATGTACTAATGATGAATTGTAACGATACTCAGGAGTAAAACTACTAAACGATTATGTATTAATCAACATGCAGGATGAACCCCTCACTTTTTTTACTATCACATACTGCATTGTATTATTGGGTTTTTATTATTGATGCATTAACATAGAATGAGCATTATTATCTTGGTTAAGATGGAGTGGGCCTCTGCTATCAAATCTATTGTTGGTGAATCATGTGCTTTGGAATTGTAGACTTAATAATATTATGTCATAATAACGCATTTGGAAaatctgtggtgatgctggttatTTATAAAACCTGACATGAATCCCAGCAGCAGATCAGCATCCTGGACAAAAAAGATTTAGAAATCATTTTTCTCTTACCTTCCTGCCGTCAGAGACCCGGTGGAATAAACTCCTGCCAGCAGCCATGACAGAATTCTGGTTGATCTCTGCTCCGGGGGAGAAGACGTGTCAGCAGACGTGGGACAAGCTGATGGTCGCCACCTCCCGCACCAACAACCTCTCCACCAACAACAAGTTCAACATCCCCGACCTCAAGGTTAAACACAGCAGTCCTCTGTAGGAAATGTGTGAGTGAACGGGACAAGAGGCCACGATGGGGCTTTTTTTATAATCTTGTGCTCCTGTGTCTCTCAGGTTGGAACGCTAGACGTGTTAGTGGGTTTGTCGGATGAGTTGGCTAAACTGGACACCTTTGTGGAGAGGTAAACTTTACAACACGCTCTtgttcaggttttgtttttgtgatgaaTCACATCACATTTTGCTGACTCTTTCTCCTGTCCTCTGATTCCATCCTGTTGATCTCcaaccctcctcctcaccctcatcTTCATCGTCGTGTGTCATGCTCCAGTGTGGTGAAGAAGGTCGCTCAGTACATGGCTGACGTTCTGGAGGACAGCCGAGACAAAGTCCAGGAGAACCTACTGGCTAATGGAGGTAATCGCGTCAACTTGCtaattgtctctgtgtgtacttcagtgtttttcatagCACCTGTGTAAGTGGATGTGATCATTgctttgatttatattttgtgCTCCTTACAGTGGACCTGGTCACCTATATCACCAGATTTCAGTGGGACATGGCTAAATACCCGATCAAACAGTCCCTGAAAAACATCTCTGAGATCATCTCTAAGGTGTGTTGAAACAAAATCTGATGGATTGTGCACACAGTATGTTTTCTGGTCAGAACAGAAAAAATGCTCCTCAGTGGAACCGGCCTCTCAACAGCCGCCACCTTCTCCTGTTTGGTTCACAGCAAGGAACTCAGATCGACAACGACCTGAAGGCCAGAGCTTCAGCCTACAACAACCTGAAGGGAAATCTGCAGAACCTGGAGAGGAAGAACGCGTACGTAAAACACTTATTAGAAAATAGATGGAGAGTATCCcttgcatgtttgttttccatttacATTTTTGCCTTCATAATATATCATTCTCTTCTTTGGTGATTCAGAGTTTTACAGAAGATCAAATTTCTTTATACGTGGCCTTGAATCTAATTGTGTCAAAAGTAAAATACTGTTTCCCTTCTCAatttaataatgattataataaataaaattacaaccgaAGATGAGATTAAAATATTTACTGAAGGTTGTGTAAAGAGATGTTTctcatgtttcctgtgtgttgtcATGTGTTGTCCTGTAGGGGGAGCTTGTTGACCAGGAGTCTGGCGGACATAGTGAAGAAGGAGGACTTTGTACTGGACTCAGAGTATCTGATTACGATGCTGGTGGTCGTCCCTAAGTAAGTGCACCCACGTCACTATTTGTACATTCAATATGAagactgttttgttttaatgatttcctgaagtagttttgtttttataacatAATGTGCGTTACATGCAGCAAACCGACAATCATATGAAATGCATCAGCACACATGCATCTTCTTTAAAttagtcttttatttttttgagatCGGCCCTAAAATTCCATGTTCAAATATAAAATCCGTTGCTGtcatcttttcctctcctccctcatcagGACGAGCTACACTGATTGGCAGAAGATGTATGAAACGCTGGCTGAGATGGTTGTACCTCGCTCCACGAAGTAAGGATCACTAGAGGAGTCACTTCTCATTTGCTACAGGAAGAAGACAAAAGCtctatttgatttatttgtctttaaCTGACAAAAACTTTGCCAAAGATAAAGGACATTCCTGTTGTCGCTAATCAATCTTTTATCTCCATCGGTTGGTTTGACCCCTCCTCTCGCTCCCTCGCCGCTCTCCTCTCTTGACTCATACTAAAATGGGCCACATTACACACTTGACCTGCAAAAAGCAATCGAATCATATTCGAATAGGAAACATAATGCGGTTGATCTGTAGAAAGTAATTGACCTTTTGCCAACATGAGCAGATGATTTGAGACATCAGGATGGACACGGGTCAGTGGGATGTGGTAACCTAGCAACCTATATCTTCAGAACTGATACTGAGCACTATCTAAGGATGTGACTTGGAAACAGGACACTTCCCAGGATCCCTGAGAGAAATCTAGAGTCGTGAGGACGTTTGTCAAATTGTTTTCCTGAAATTTAACATAAGCTCCACAACTAGATAAGAATAAGTAGTAAAGTAtaatagtttattttatatagaatatttACATATGTATAAGTATTCCTGGGGTCTTGTCATTTGCAATGTGCTATATCTGATACGGTTGCTGTGCTAAAACA from the Paralichthys olivaceus isolate ysfri-2021 chromosome 20, ASM2471397v2, whole genome shotgun sequence genome contains:
- the atp6v1c1b gene encoding V-type proton ATPase subunit C 1-B; its protein translation is MTEFWLISAPGEKTCQQTWDKLMVATSRTNNLSTNNKFNIPDLKVGTLDVLVGLSDELAKLDTFVESVVKKVAQYMADVLEDSRDKVQENLLANGVDLVTYITRFQWDMAKYPIKQSLKNISEIISKQGTQIDNDLKARASAYNNLKGNLQNLERKNAGSLLTRSLADIVKKEDFVLDSEYLITMLVVVPKTSYTDWQKMYETLAEMVVPRSTKLLFEDHDSGLFSVTLFRKAVDDFKHKARENKFTVRDFQYNEEEMKADKEEMTRLSTDKKKQFGPLVRWLKVNFSEAFIAWIHIKALRVFVESVLRYGLPVNFQAMLLQPNKKNMKKLREVLYDLYKHLDSSAAVIDASMDIPGLNLSQQEYYPYVYYKIDCNLLDFKV